Proteins encoded within one genomic window of Tamandua tetradactyla isolate mTamTet1 chromosome 11, mTamTet1.pri, whole genome shotgun sequence:
- the LOC143649346 gene encoding olfactory receptor 7A10-like: MYLVTLTGNLLIILATISNTHLHTPMYFFLANLSFSDICFTSTTVPKMLLNIQTETKTLAYGSCLTQMYFFMVFGGLDDFLLTVMAYDRYVAICHPLHYMVIMNPRLCGLLLLASWMLSALDSLIHGLMVLRLSFCTELEVPHFFCEFTQVIQLACSDTFLNELAMYFATGILAVIPLTGILFSYSKIACSILRISSRGGKFKAFSSCESHLSVVSLFYGTAFGVYLSSAATQNPRASTIASVMYTVVTPMLNPFIYSLRNKDIKHASKTISC; this comes from the coding sequence ATGTACCTGGTCACTCTCACTGGGAATCTGCTCATCATCCTGGCCACCATCTCTAACACCCAcctgcacacacccatgtacttcttccttgctaACCTGTCTTTTTCAGACATCTGTTTCACTTCCACCACTGTCCCAAAGATGCTGttgaacatccagacagagacTAAAACTTTAGCTTATGGAAGCTGTCTCACCCAGATgtattttttcatggtttttggaGGATTAGATGACTTCCTCTTAAccgtgatggcctatgaccgttatgtggccatctgtcacccactgCACTACATGGTCATCATGAACCCCAGGCTCTGTGGTCTCCTACTGCTGGCGTCATGGATGTTGAGTGCTCTGGACTCTCTTATACATGGCCTAATGGTTTTGCGATTGTCTTTTTGTACAGAGTTGGAAGTTCCTCACTTTTTTTGTGAATTTACCCAAGTAATCCAACTTGCATGTTCTGACACCTTCCTCAACGAACTAGCGATGTATTTTGCAACTGGAATTCTGGCTGTTATTCCACTCACTggcattcttttttcttactctAAGATTGCATGCTCaattttgagaatttcatcaCGTGGAGGCAAGTTTAAAGCATTTTCTTCCTGTGAGTCTCATCTTTCAGTGGTGTCCTTATTTTATGGTACAGCCTTTGGAGTGTATCTTAGTTCTGCAGCTACACAAAACCCAAGGGCAAGTACAATAGCTTCCGTGATGTACACAGTGGTcactcccatgctgaacccctttaTCTACAGTCTTAGAAACAAGGACATAAAGCATGCCTCAAAAACAATTTCCTGTTGA